The following proteins are encoded in a genomic region of Thalassophryne amazonica chromosome 5, fThaAma1.1, whole genome shotgun sequence:
- the ogfod2 gene encoding 2-oxoglutarate and iron-dependent oxygenase domain-containing protein 2 isoform X1, translating to MYVGAFLQAIMTSEKDETPNFYTCNCFTTDNIFLDDYKLHVRFVSVQQFRLDYKPLLESLGCVTDQQFDNVLTKCVQISQEVERRRHLGVTSAERAAAIRADYQPLHPHVYHLQESYLAPEFRRIVEFCRSSDASEEGLLSLFEEEAVSRVYRFPVFERNFCDQLVEELEHFEQSSAPKGRPNTMNHYGILLNELGFDNDFITPLRERYLHPVTSLLFPDCGGSCLDSHRAFVVKYDMNEDLDLSYHYDNAEVTLNVSLGKIFTDGNLYFGDMRQVPLDETECSEVAHRVTEGLLHRGQQMHGALPISSGQRWNLIIWMRASQERNKLCPMCNRRPTLVEGQGFADGFTNKPSPLLNASCVLT from the exons ATGTACGTTGGTGCCTTCTTGCAAGCAATTATGACAAGCGAGAAAGACGAAACGCCAAACTTTTACACctgtaactgttttacaactgacAATATTTTCTTGGACGACTACAAGCTACATGTTCGTTTTGTGTCAGTGCAGCAGTTCAGACTGGACTATAAACCT CTGCTGGAAAGTCTTGGCTGTGTGACGGATCAACAGTTTGACAATGTTCTCACTAAG TGTGTTCAGATTTCTCAGGAAGTGGAGAGGCGAAGGCACCTTGGCGTGACATCTGCTGAGAGAGCTGCTGCCATAAGAGCCGATTATCAGCCCCTGCATCCTCACGTCTACCATCTACAG GAGTCTTACCTCGCTCCAGAGTTCAGAAGGATTGTTGAGTTTTGTCGGAGCAGTGATGCAAGTGAAGAAGGTCTCCTGTCTTTGTTTGAGGAAGAGGCAG TTTCAAGGGTGTATCGCTTCCCCGTGTTTGAGAGAAACTtctgtgatcagctggtggaggaGCTTGAACACTTTGAGCAGTCTTCAGCTCCCAAAGGAAGACCCAACACCATGAACCACTACGGG ATCCTTCTTAACGAGTTGGGCTTTGACAACGACTTCATCACGCCTCTCAGAGAGCGGTACCTACATCCTGTCACCTCACTTCTTTTCCCAGACTGTGGGGGGAGCTGTCTGGACAGTCACAGGGCTTTTGTGGTCAAATATGACATGAATGAAGACTTGGACCTCAGCTATCACTATGACAACGCAGAAGTCACGCTGAATGTTTCTCTGGGCAAGATCTTCACTGATGGCAACCTGTACTTTGGCGACATGAGACAA GTGCCTTTGGATGAGACTGAGTGTTCAGAGGTTGCACACAGGGTGACTGAGGGCCTCCTTCACCGAGGACAACAAATGCACGGGGCCTTGCCCATCTCCTCCGGCCAACGCTGGAACCTCATTATCTGGATGAGGGCATCGCAGGAACGTAACAAACTTTGCCCCATGTGCAACAGGAGGCCGACTCTGGTAGAAGGTCAAGGCTTCGCTGACGGCTTCACCAACAAACCGTCTCCACTGCTGAATGCTTCATGTGTGCTAACATAA
- the ogfod2 gene encoding 2-oxoglutarate and iron-dependent oxygenase domain-containing protein 2 isoform X2 has product MYVGAFLQAIMTSEKDETPNFYTCNCFTTDNIFLDDYKLHVRFVSVQQFRLDYKPLLESLGCVTDQQFDNVLTKISQEVERRRHLGVTSAERAAAIRADYQPLHPHVYHLQESYLAPEFRRIVEFCRSSDASEEGLLSLFEEEAVSRVYRFPVFERNFCDQLVEELEHFEQSSAPKGRPNTMNHYGILLNELGFDNDFITPLRERYLHPVTSLLFPDCGGSCLDSHRAFVVKYDMNEDLDLSYHYDNAEVTLNVSLGKIFTDGNLYFGDMRQVPLDETECSEVAHRVTEGLLHRGQQMHGALPISSGQRWNLIIWMRASQERNKLCPMCNRRPTLVEGQGFADGFTNKPSPLLNASCVLT; this is encoded by the exons ATGTACGTTGGTGCCTTCTTGCAAGCAATTATGACAAGCGAGAAAGACGAAACGCCAAACTTTTACACctgtaactgttttacaactgacAATATTTTCTTGGACGACTACAAGCTACATGTTCGTTTTGTGTCAGTGCAGCAGTTCAGACTGGACTATAAACCT CTGCTGGAAAGTCTTGGCTGTGTGACGGATCAACAGTTTGACAATGTTCTCACTAAG ATTTCTCAGGAAGTGGAGAGGCGAAGGCACCTTGGCGTGACATCTGCTGAGAGAGCTGCTGCCATAAGAGCCGATTATCAGCCCCTGCATCCTCACGTCTACCATCTACAG GAGTCTTACCTCGCTCCAGAGTTCAGAAGGATTGTTGAGTTTTGTCGGAGCAGTGATGCAAGTGAAGAAGGTCTCCTGTCTTTGTTTGAGGAAGAGGCAG TTTCAAGGGTGTATCGCTTCCCCGTGTTTGAGAGAAACTtctgtgatcagctggtggaggaGCTTGAACACTTTGAGCAGTCTTCAGCTCCCAAAGGAAGACCCAACACCATGAACCACTACGGG ATCCTTCTTAACGAGTTGGGCTTTGACAACGACTTCATCACGCCTCTCAGAGAGCGGTACCTACATCCTGTCACCTCACTTCTTTTCCCAGACTGTGGGGGGAGCTGTCTGGACAGTCACAGGGCTTTTGTGGTCAAATATGACATGAATGAAGACTTGGACCTCAGCTATCACTATGACAACGCAGAAGTCACGCTGAATGTTTCTCTGGGCAAGATCTTCACTGATGGCAACCTGTACTTTGGCGACATGAGACAA GTGCCTTTGGATGAGACTGAGTGTTCAGAGGTTGCACACAGGGTGACTGAGGGCCTCCTTCACCGAGGACAACAAATGCACGGGGCCTTGCCCATCTCCTCCGGCCAACGCTGGAACCTCATTATCTGGATGAGGGCATCGCAGGAACGTAACAAACTTTGCCCCATGTGCAACAGGAGGCCGACTCTGGTAGAAGGTCAAGGCTTCGCTGACGGCTTCACCAACAAACCGTCTCCACTGCTGAATGCTTCATGTGTGCTAACATAA